The DNA segment AAATTACTATATACGttgtaaatttaaaataagtaaaatagaactataaatatagtaatgTTATGTAATACAATGTGTCCAGATATTTGAAATTTCATGTACTTACATAAACAAAATGTTCCATGTTACATATTTAATAATCTACAAAATAAAGCAATTTTGATCCGGAAGTCACTTCAGGAAAGTgattaatgaaaattaaaaatgtattcaaatacaaaaacaaaaatatGGACCAAAATAAATAAGAAAGATTGATATTAACTAAATCTAAATAATCAAGCAGCTAATATAATAGCTTATGCCTGCTCTTTTAACCATAAGGAAAGCTTGAAGAAACAGAGAGTGCTGTAATAAATTATTGTGGCTAAAGCTTACAGCAGACTTGAGCTTGAGTGTGAGAGTCGGAGTGCACCAGAGAAGTGGTGACGGATATAGCTCGACCCTCCGTTCCACCTGCACCGGGATTAGTATGTTATAGTCCCAGTCAATAGAACAATGTATGGATATGCAGTCAGCAATATATAATTAGTGCGTTCACATTTaatgaattaataaatataattttcagtAAAAACTGAAAGGCACGtattaatattacaaaaaaCTCAACATCATAaatgttatatacagggtgttcggccacccctgggaaaaattttaatgggggattctagaggccaaaataagatgaaaatcaagaataccaatttgttgatgaaggcttcgttaaacagttattaacgtttaaagttccgaccgtactgaatttttttctcgaaaatgagcaagatttcgggggtatgtctattcaccaaaaatgattgtaattgacccccgcaaccgaaaataatttttccagaacgatttgaaatgtttgaatttaattgttaataactttctaacgaagcctccatcaacaaattggtattcttgattttcgtcttattttggcctctagaatcctctgttaaaatttttcccaggggtggccgaacaccctgtatacagttaatcttttttaaataaacttcaCGAATATGCAATACCCGTTTGATGTTTAATACTTTAATTAATGTTTAAATTGAAAGAAAACTCCACATATACATAATAAAAACAGGGTTACGTTATTAAAATTATCTACAAATTAagttataaaattgaaaaaaatataatCAACAAAAGTTACTATGTTTGTAATAAATGCGTAACTTCTATCGAATATTTCAATCGTTCTTAAATTGATTCTAACGTGAATTACATGCAAAAGTCAAAATGAAATTTTACCAATGCTGGAGAAAGACTCAGAATGttgcaaattaatttttgtagtaTTTTCCTGATATTGATTCGTAGAGAAATATTCCGTTGAACCTTCGGAAGCATCACTTTCTGGGTCCAATGTTGACAGTTCATCCGTTTCTATAACTAAGGTACTCTCGCAAGTGGGGCATTTCAATTGTTTTAAACCTGAAAAAAAGAAACACCATTTATTATaacatattattttataatcccaATTGTACAATTAAAATGTTTGTATGCGATATTTATACAAGGTGTCCCTAAAAGTTATGTACAGTACTATTACTGAAATTGTACCTGATGCGGATGTACTTATGACAGCAACGTATTCTGTATCCTGGGAGAAATGAGTTGAACATTTCATACATTTAAAAACTTTCAACGATATTGGTCGTCTTCTTATCCTCTCGCTAATTGTTGTTACTATTTTCTGAAATGTAATTAAGCAATTAATACGCGTGCATCACCTATAGCTTCAAGTATAGATTAACCCTCGCCCAGCTTAGGAATGTGAAAGACAATGTTTTCTCATTTATTTACCTTTGCATCATCTGAATTCACAAAATATCTTCTGTTTTGACGGGTTTCTCGTTTTGTATCAAAAATTATATCTACCGTAACTGGTTCGCCTCTACCCCGCACACACGATAACACAGAACTTGTTGACCAACAATCTTTCAATTTCCCAGTTATGGAATCTCTTTCCTTAATATCACTGAAATTGATATTTAACCGATATCATTTAGTAATTAATTAGCGTCTTCTGTACAGATCATTTTAAAATTACAGACAGAAAAATTTTAAACTTGGAATTTGTGATCATCATCTGAGAAAGCACTCGCAacatatttatttacaatattaataaagaaCACTTACTCTGATGTTATTATCACGAATAATTCTTCTAATTCGTCACTATCTTGTTTCTTCTTGTGCACTAGATACAAATCTCCTTTttctaaatattaaaaaaacaaaactGCAGTTAAAACAAGATTCTTTTACCTATATGAATGTTTTACTTTCAATAATATACCTTCTTCCCGATCATAAGGAGGATCAGGTATATTTACGAGAGCAATAGTCGTATCGTTACACGATAGAGATTCAGAGACATTTTGCTCTTCCGCTGATATTTCAATCTGTTCTCCCATTGCACCATTGCTTTCATTATTTTCCGTTACCGAGTATCTTCCAGAATCTTCTATCGCCGCAGTTTCTACATTCTTAATGGAACGAATTTCAGAATCTTGAGTATCTAGCATAGTGTATGTACTATCGAAATTTTTGATCGTTAACTCCGGTAACGATTGCAACCCCGTAATATCTTGAACAATTGTTCCAGCATAACTGCTTAACCATTCATCTTCGCCAAATTTGTTTCGTAACGCCAAAATTTGTTTCTTTGTCTCTAGATGATCTTTCGAACTTTCTACAAAAGATTAAAATACAATATTTGTATTAAGTCatactgaaaataattcttttaaatGCATTTGTTACAATGTTTGTTATTTTCTGTATAAGTATATAATATAAGATAATTTAATTACCCGAATATGAGCTACAAACACTATAATTTTCCTGTAActctttttgtttttgttcatcTTCTGCGATAATGGCTTCTTTAACATTTAATTTCTTCTTACTTCTAGGTAACTTTCTTTCTAGATTATTCATAGATCTTTCTGCGACAGATTCATTAAAAGTAGACGTGCTCATAGATGTAGAAAGGCTACTAGAATTTAACGAATCTGATACAGACACGGAGAATTCACTTAACGCGGATTGTTCGGATCTGATTGTATAGTATCGATTTCCTGCAATAATTTGTTTCTCTGATCTCGAAAGTGGCAAATGGTCTAAAACAAACTaagttataaaatattattcgtactTATGTAATAATTTATTTGAAGAAAATAGAATATTTACGTATAATACAACGCTAcaatattttgttatttttaatacatGATTCACCTTGCTATCTTTTAAACTTGGATGCAAATACTTTATAGATAGCTGCCGATGTTTTAGGTGATATGATAAAGGATTGCCTTCCAGAGATATGCATAACAAAGTAGACATTTTTTCCAAAACCCACAGAGCTGAATGTTCCATCAAACAGTTATATGATAAATCTAATTCCgttaaacattttaaattttGCAAGCCTGATGTggaggagagaaaaaaaaagaaatgtaaaaTTTTCTTTTACATACACAAATCATAAAAGAATCCAATGCAATAATCTATTACCGTTTAACTTTTCTATATAATTATTCTTCAAAACTAATACTTGTAAAGAATATGAGGCAGCCTTATTAAATGTAGGTACTGTCTCGAGCTTATTATATCCAAGATTCACATATTTCAAATTTGGCAAATAAGATAACTCGTCCGCAGATGTTATCAAATTATGACTCAAATCTATTAATTGTAGCCAAGGTGCCAGCTCTAAAGATTTATCCAATTTTTCCAGACTATTATAAGATAATGTTAAATGTTTCAACGAGTCCCACACACATCCAATACTAGCACCTTCACCGCAACTAGCTGTGTAAAAATGATAAAATCCTGTATATCATtggtaaattattaataatgaattgattaaatatctcaaaaactGTAGAGTATTTCCTCTATAATGTTACATTTTCATGAACAGGATGACTAGATCTAGAAGTGTGCAAGGTTTCAACTAAATCTATGACCCGAAGTACTTGGACTATCCTTGTAAGTTGATAGCTTAAAACTTATATTCCCACCTTCATATGAAAAGGATTAATTATAAAGATGTTTGTTTTATAATTACCTAATAATTGATTCACAGTGGAAATTCCTTTTCTACCAACACAGATAATGCTTTCAAGTTGACTTGTAAACTCTTGCAGCCCTTTCACGAActcaatattaattttcttcAGTTCCAGATATTTTAAATGTCTGAACTTTGTAATATTAACAGGAATATCGGGATTATCCGCGCAATAAGTTACTTTCAATCCAACTGTTTTTTGTATAAAAtcatataaaaatttcaaatcactaaatatattaatttttgaaCTGTTGCACACTTGAAATGAAGTTTttaaatcttctggctcatcgaTAATCGATGAAAAGACTTCATTTAAATTGTAAAGTAACTCTGTTGTTAAGGATAATTTGCAAGATGCACTTAACACTTTGTCTCCATTTTGATGCAACAACTGTACAAGTTTCACTATCTCCTCCATATTAACTGTATGATTAAACTGGTTCATTTTTTaagtatttttttgtttttcactCAAACTTACAGAATTCATGTAAAGTTTAAAACTTGATCCAATGTAATTTCATACTAACCTGAAAGacaaagaaatattttagactGTTATTACATAATTTTCATGCAAAAATATAGCAAATTTTCGTACACTGTTTTACGTCTAGCTTTAATTGTCAAAGATACGTCTATTTACAGACAGTGTCGTGTTACCCTAAAAGTCATTTAACAACAAATTATCTATTTTATAAAAAACTTACGAGGTTATCATATATCACCTAGACTATCCATATCGCTGGTAGAATTCATAATTATGTCAGAAACGATGTTGATTTTATACATGTTATCACAAATGAGCAACACATGAACTAGGTACATATGTATCACCAAACCAGTTAACAATTATCCTACCAAAATGTCATCCATCATTAAGCAATGCAATAACTTTAGTTTATGTTATTGCTTTATGAGCGTGGTATGTCGTGACTCCTAAAACATATTTAATATTTCGAAACAAAttgattatttcgtttaaacccATGGATAATATGGTATATCGAGATTTACATAAAGCGTACAGCACTTTTCATACATGTTAAAATGATGAAAAACTACGTTTCTAGCCAACTTCGAATCAGATAATACTGCTCGGATTTACTTTGTATTAACGGGAATATAATAAATGAATCATACCTTGCAGTACAACCTTCAACAGATAACAATTTCGAAATCTCTGAATAGATTGAACAATGGTATAAATGACATATTGTCACAGACGACATACACGAGTAGACGTAACATTCAATGTATTTTTGTGGCCCATGTTACCAACAGGTATAGAAATGAGTACAAGAAGAAAtgaaacagaaaatgaaataaataaataacgaatCGCGACGACCACTAGAGCATTGTCATGCTGTAATGTGTTAATATATTAACTTTCGATTTAAATTTCAATCAGTGTTTTTCATATAACATATAGCATACTCGTGTTATACTTGAATGCGATATGCGTAGCATAGTAAATGATTGGTAACGTCATGTGAAACGGCTCTAATCGTAAATAAGCAACATACATAGAGTAGCATATTACgagaacattcttagaatttctacatattctacaccaaaatacgcgttgtttgcattttgaaacattaacatCCCCGAATCCGTTCAAGAATTATGACTTTTCAAACATACGcatcggggaaacatttctggttagaaatcatattttcgtaatgaatttttttctcgtaagtgtgtaagatttcgggggtatgtttattcaccaaaaattattgtaattgacccctgcaactaaaaataattttttttggacgatttgaaattttttaattttatcgaaaaattgcacacctactcgaatttttttctcgaaagtgcgtaggatttcgggtgtatgtttattcaccaaaaattattgtaattgacccctgcaactaaaaataattttttttgaacgatttgaaattttttaattttgtcgaaaaatttcaccacctatcccctgtcgatttttcttaaaaattcgttttttatttttaataagtttgtcTGACGCTCTACGAAAATGCAGTCCAAtactttcaggtcggtatggtagTCAAATTAGGTCATGAAAGTCCATAATGTGTAAtgtctacttgtatacctcgtctgtgtctATATTTGTGATAATCTGTGCaacgcggatcgcagccaatttgttcatattatttagtttttatttaataattgtattaccCAGCtaggagtgatacgattattaattaaatactaAACAATACtatccaggtctcaccacgtggaggttgctgcgaaaagAGACCCGCCCTAATGGCCCTCCTTGATGAGGAATCCTAATACAAAATCTAATCTTTGGATATTTTCTCCTAGAAGAAAACCTATTGAAATTTGACTGTCGTTAGAAACGAATGACAAATGAAGAGTTTTTAGAAGAATTGCCTAATAACGAGACCAAAAACCTAATGAAATGTCGATACATGTGGGATGATCTACCGCATGTTTTTTACGAACGAAACAAATACATAAATGATACATAAATATCAATATGTATTTGTGTATATACGTATGACAGTGTCTAATAAGACACATGTTTCTTATGAACGAAACATATACATAAATGATACATGAATATCAATATGTATTTGTGTATATACGTATGACAGTGTCTAATAAGACACATGTTTCTTATGAACGAAACATATACATAAATGATACATGAATATCAATATGTATTTACGTATGATAGTGTCTAATAAGACACATATTTTGTATGAacaaaataaatacataaatatcaatatgtatttgtatatgtatagaaaTGTGTATATGTATAGAACTATGTATGAATTGTTCCACTGTCCAGTGGAATACCAATATGTACCTTTATATTAATTGGTCCTACTTAAACGTACGTTTATATTTCGCTAGTATCTAATAAAACGTTGTAGCGCTTGGTTGTTTATTTCATAATTTCGGTACTTATAGTGGCCACTAATAATAATAACTTAACGATACATTTATACTTATATCCTAAACGCAATCTGTAGAAATATGAGAAGGTATTTTCTCCTTGACGTTTTCGTTAATCCCATGATGTTTTTCTGAAACACGCGCTCATATAGAACAAACATAATTcaaataaaacaaacaaatatGAAAAGATATGTTCCTCTTGGTGTCTTTatcaatcccacgatgtttacctgaaacaaaaactcaGACAATAAATAGAATTTGTATGAGACAGATATTGCCCTAAGAACGATCGAATCTTGTATCTTGTAGTAAGTTTTACcattaattattttcaattcgATTTATCTAGGCTTGTATACTCTGTAAAAAGAACTTGTTCAAACGATTAATAAGctgaaatgaaaatatattagtGGCAACAGAAAAGAATAATCATGCATTGACAAAATAGACTCGTATTTATTGTGATAAAAAAGCAACAGTACTTTTATGCAGTATTTCTATTGacgtatatataaaaaaaaaagatatatttCACATAGAATAAATTGTTCACTTTGAAATCCAAATAACAACCCGTGAGTGGACCattctaatttataaaatacaaaaatcgCGAGGGATGCTTATTATTCGCAAGATGAACTACAAAGGGTTTCTTCATTAATTAAATCGCGTGCATCCATATTAAATAatacgcaacactaatttaAATAATCAGGTTGAGCCATCCGAGGCTTTGTAATCCAGCCGCGTCTTGATGATCTTGTCATCttgtcagattctgggcatttaatCGCAACACTAATTAATAAAAACGCGATAAATCAAGACCGCAACGCtaattaataatacaaaaattccaaacgcgattcagaacaataaaagcaaccgcgaatagtgattattcgcaacactaccctgaaaagcaaacgcgaaaaataggaattcgcaacgctaagagtAAACCGATCAGtgcattcgcaacgctattcttaaataacaataaaagcaatcgcgtatggaattcgcaacactaccctgaaaaggaaacgcgaaaaataggaattcgcaactctataagcaaacgcgattattgcatatttttcgcaactctatctttaatgaaaatattatatttgtctCGCAACGCTAATACAAATCGCGTTTTGCCCCAAAAAACTGGACCAGGTGCTGGCGGCGTCCGTAGTTGATACAAATACACATGCaataaataaactaactactgcAAACTACAATATAGTGGCACATATTGGGATGAAGTTAGATATTTcaaatatcgcaacactacgggTCAAACAACGCGACaaatcaacaatcgcaacgctaatatataatataaaaattccaaacgcgatttataacaataaaagcaaccgcgaatgatgattattcgcaacactactctgaaaagcaaacgcgaaaaataataattcgcaactctaattcgcaatcgcgtttactaaaaattcgcaactctatttttaaagcaaacgccCGGTtcctaagtttgcgaaaaaacaaTCGCGAATCGTGTTCAGTCGCAACACTAACatatcaacgcgataaatatttattcgcaactctaccagcaaacgcgaacatttgcatattattcgcaactctatcttgAATCATGGGCTAGTACTGGCCactaaataaactaactacttctaGTACTACAATTGGGTAGAATTTGGGCATTGAAAATATCGCAACGCTAAATAAAAAATCACACGATTGATCaggatcgcaacgctaatttataatatgaaaattcGAAACGCGGTTgatatatattatatgtatgaaagagtaaaaaagcaacgcgaatcgtgattgttcgcaactctatgaatatataatgaaaaaagTTATAAATATATTCGATGATGTATATGTTATTTTATAACTATATTGAAAATACTAGAGTTCGTTCAAAGAATTTATGTAAGTTTGAAATGGCAGTAAACATGTTAATATTGATATTTAAACCGCGAGTTGCCccgatggctggcatgtatggtgcaattatgtacaaagtacatgcatacgtgagccagccaaaAAAACAAACTAACTACAAAACTACAGGCGAAAAAAGTGACAACGTAGTAACaagaatgactttccatcctcatccgaagatgaagatgaagagccatttgttgcagcccactcttgagacaatttgtcagggcctcttcgactctttgagccttttctttcttcggcggtcctgccaaagcctgaaacttaatactaggCTCAAGCACTCCGTGCAATACGCAGCCTCCAACAATTCTACGAATTGTTATCGGAACACGTGCGAAGTAActtgagcgggacgagcgtttcgagggGGCCTAATCGCGACCGCGAACGCGAAGAACGACTTTGAAGTCGCAGCGATTTCAAGAGTCGATAGTAACACCAAAACAAACGGTGGAAACCGTTTGTATCGGCTGACTTTTCAACTCTGAAAATCGTACCTACAGGTACAGGACAGCCACGCGAAAAAATGCCTACCCGATTaactaatgtggacagtcctgccctgaccctacctacttaaatctagcagacataccagaaagttacctacctacctaaccctatatttaaaaaatggcaaAACGCATTCTctcaaacaaacactccacggttctcatacaGTATGTtcgggcgcgacctaaactagagaggactccccggggttcctccgacacccgaacattgcaaacattcacactctaaggtacgtaccaatTCCTGAAATCAGCTGACACAGACTAGTGACCATTGCGTATTTATATTATAGATAATATTTTAACTTAATATAAAATCtttgtattatttaatataacaTAAAGTCTCTAATCaattatgttgaatttgttaaTTTATTGTAGTATGAACTACTATAGTCATTGTGTATTAAAATGAATATGCGAATAATATCAATAATTCGTATGGTAAATTGATAAATAGAAGTTTAATGTTGCAATTTATAGAAATGTAATGAATTATAGTGAATTGTTTAAACGACGTAATTCCACATCCTAACCACAAACACATACATATGGAGATTACGTCGTGC comes from the Colletes latitarsis isolate SP2378_abdomen chromosome 7, iyColLati1, whole genome shotgun sequence genome and includes:
- the LOC143343429 gene encoding uncharacterized protein LOC143343429 isoform X1 → MNQFNHTVNMEEIVKLVQLLHQNGDKVLSASCKLSLTTELLYNLNEVFSSIIDEPEDLKTSFQVCNSSKINIFSDLKFLYDFIQKTVGLKVTYCADNPDIPVNITKFRHLKYLELKKINIEFVKGLQEFTSQLESIICVGRKGISTVNQLLASCGEGASIGCVWDSLKHLTLSYNSLEKLDKSLELAPWLQLIDLSHNLITSADELSYLPNLKYVNLGYNKLETVPTFNKAASYSLQVLVLKNNYIEKLNGLQNLKCLTELDLSYNCLMEHSALWVLEKMSTLLCISLEGNPLSYHLKHRQLSIKYLHPSLKDSKFVLDHLPLSRSEKQIIAGNRYYTIRSEQSALSEFSVSVSDSLNSSSLSTSMSTSTFNESVAERSMNNLERKLPRSKKKLNVKEAIIAEDEQKQKELQENYSVCSSYSESSKDHLETKKQILALRNKFGEDEWLSSYAGTIVQDITGLQSLPELTIKNFDSTYTMLDTQDSEIRSIKNVETAAIEDSGRYSVTENNESNGAMGEQIEISAEEQNVSESLSCNDTTIALVNIPDPPYDREEEKGDLYLVHKKKQDSDELEELFVIITSDDIKERDSITGKLKDCWSTSSVLSCVRGRGEPVTVDIIFDTKRETRQNRRYFVNSDDAKKIVTTISERIRRRPISLKVFKCMKCSTHFSQDTEYVAVISTSASGLKQLKCPTCESTLVIETDELSTLDPESDASEGSTEYFSTNQYQENTTKINLQHSESFSSIGGTEGRAISVTTSLVHSDSHTQAQVCCSATSLDESRESTPSTNTNRKYESDIEILSNPSQSSIEVLDDASRTHLIPPRKRSSEEKCTAVAPSLLTIPDVAPIMTGLTESSSSGSLTDSICTAYENKIIRQINADEKSFNNSNDKEIKFSSVTNLTSMLGGLLQSIKIGSNKPLMLNEEEAPHFCGSNISYSYTDFSSIDHRIKLHIVLNIFEHENEELIFLLRADILMHNTKEAFPGCLVLSTLTVYVLKIDGLEGEDPQRWLHKEISWTIDKLRSFAPLPYKQGILIELEQSNKSSQELQPVITFLCILQDFQRTHNFLFYATELSLPPSCKVEFPVPEHCTSLMHTLLKDCTNFQEGDTVRLLALFSSALLKYQGLEVQLKLSSLIVTASVLVICNIQWLLPGNKEAPQIIRKQVMSNLIGIEHHRSSLTLNFLDEVEEQKDSWILNFVSVNAAETVINSIQPPWEELFSIPLQITTCKTETT
- the LOC143343429 gene encoding serine/threonine-protein kinase 11-interacting protein isoform X2, yielding MNQFNHTVNMEEIVKLVQLLHQNGDKVLSASCKLSLTTELLYNLNEVFSSIIDEPEDLKTSFQVCNSSKINIFSDLKFLYDFIQKTVGLKVTYCADNPDIPVNITKFRHLKYLELKKINIEFVKGLQEFTSQLESIICVGRKGISTVNQLLASCGEGASIGCVWDSLKHLTLSYNSLEKLDKSLELAPWLQLIDLSHNLITSADELSYLPNLKYVNLGYNKLETVPTFNKAASYSLQVLVLKNNYIEKLNGLQNLKCLTELDLSYNCLMEHSALWVLEKMSTLLCISLEGNPLSYHLKHRQLSIKYLHPSLKDSKFVLDHLPLSRSEKQIIAGNRYYTIRSEQSALSEFSVSVSDSLNSSSLSTSMSTSTFNESVAERSMNNLERKLPRSKKKLNVKEAIIAEDEQKQKELQENYSVCSSYSESSKDHLETKKQILALRNKFGEDEWLSSYAGTIVQDITGLQSLPELTIKNFDSTYTMLDTQDSEIRSIKNVETAAIEDSGRYSVTENNESNGAMGEQIEISAEEQNVSESLSCNDTTIALVNIPDPPYDREEEKGDLYLVHKKKQDSDELEELFVIITSDDIKERDSITGKLKDCWSTSSVLSCVRGRGEPVTVDIIFDTKRETRQNRRYFVNSDDAKKIVTTISERIRRRPISLKVFKCMKCSTHFSQDTEYVAVISTSASGLKQLKCPTCESTLVIETDELSTLDPESDASEGSTEYFSTNQYQENTTKINLQHSESFSSIGSATSLDESRESTPSTNTNRKYESDIEILSNPSQSSIEVLDDASRTHLIPPRKRSSEEKCTAVAPSLLTIPDVAPIMTGLTESSSSGSLTDSICTAYENKIIRQINADEKSFNNSNDKEIKFSSVTNLTSMLGGLLQSIKIGSNKPLMLNEEEAPHFCGSNISYSYTDFSSIDHRIKLHIVLNIFEHENEELIFLLRADILMHNTKEAFPGCLVLSTLTVYVLKIDGLEGEDPQRWLHKEISWTIDKLRSFAPLPYKQGILIELEQSNKSSQELQPVITFLCILQDFQRTHNFLFYATELSLPPSCKVEFPVPEHCTSLMHTLLKDCTNFQEGDTVRLLALFSSALLKYQGLEVQLKLSSLIVTASVLVICNIQWLLPGNKEAPQIIRKQVMSNLIGIEHHRSSLTLNFLDEVEEQKDSWILNFVSVNAAETVINSIQPPWEELFSIPLQITTCKTETT
- the LOC143343429 gene encoding uncharacterized protein LOC143343429 isoform X3, with translation MNQFNHTVNMEEIVKLVQLLHQNGDKVLSASCKLSLTTELLYNLNEVFSSIIDEPEDLKTSFQVCNSSKINIFSDLKFLYDFIQKTVGLKVTYCADNPDIPVNITKFRHLKYLELKKINIEFVKGLQEFTSQLESIICVGRKGISTVNQLLASCGEGASIGCVWDSLKHLTLSYNSLEKLDKSLELAPWLQLIDLSHNLITSADELSYLPNLKYVNLGYNKLETVPTFNKAASYSLQVLVLKNNYIEKLNGLQNLKCLTELDLSYNCLMEHSALWVLEKMSTLLCISLEGNPLSYHLKHRQLSIKYLHPSLKDSKFVLDHLPLSRSEKQIIAGNRYYTIRSEQSALSEFSVSVSDSLNSSSLSTSMSTSTFNESVAERSMNNLERKLPRSKKKLNVKEAIIAEDEQKQKELQENYSVCSSYSESSKDHLETKKQILALRNKFGEDEWLSSYAGTIVQDITGLQSLPELTIKNFDSTYTMLDTQDSEIRSIKNVETAAIEDSGRYSVTENNESNGAMGEQIEISAEEQNVSESLSCNDTTIALVNIPDPPYDREEEKGDLYLVHKKKQDSDELEELFVIITSDDIKERDSITGKLKDCWSTSSVLSCVRGRGEPVTVDIIFDTKRETRQNRRYFVNSDDAKKIVTTISERIRRRPISLKVFKCMKCSTHFSQDTEYVAVISTSASGLKQLKCPTCESTLVIETDELSTLDPESDASEGSTEYFSTNQYQENTTKINLQHSESFSSIGGTEGRAISVTTSLVHSDSHTQAQVCCSATSLDESRESTPSTNTNRKYESDIEILSNPSQSSIEVLDDASRTHLIPPRKRSSEEKCTAVAPSLLTIPDVAPIMTGLTESSSSGSLTDSICTAYENKIIRQINADEKSFNNSNDKEIKFSSVTNLTSMLGGLLQSIKIGSNKPLMLNEEEAPHFCGSNISYSYTDFSSIDHRIKLHIVLNIFEHENEELIFLLRADILMHNTKEAFPGCLVLSTLTVYVLKIDGLEGEDPQRWLHKEISWTIDKLRSFAPLPYKQGILIELEQSNKSSQELQPVITFLCILQDFQRTHNFLFYATELSLPPSCKVEFPVPEHCTSLMHTLLKDCTNFQEGDTVRLLALFSSALLKYQGLEVQLKLSSLIVTASVLVICNIQWLLPGNKEAPQIIRKQVMSNLIGITR